One segment of Peromyscus leucopus breed LL Stock chromosome 5, UCI_PerLeu_2.1, whole genome shotgun sequence DNA contains the following:
- the LOC114708411 gene encoding spermatogenesis-associated protein 31-like — METLASLLERIYTTWVSLSSTMWVMDMILAFVCGLGLYLLLLPFLESHLSSPLPNIKFTKKPHLQMTWQSWCRKKFRTHCRKDPKAWGECLKKLKEKGKDGLFLEEISPGHHLNSLGNMFKSPSTKQDSTTLPPFWNLKEKSEQQMAIQKLSYPKILGDHFQQKYNQLFWGLPSLHSESLVAAAWIPQTSTLTSPFFLFNAISSGYPVQMQARMSSVLSHTHPLSYLDLQSPPLILSPPEFQPPTLNQVTLQSPLPALLPSSLSSYTRDYGTSCSQSQSKPQCLPTEIQYRERHSVTKQLESRLVLPLMVQRPQEVYDVLTSNISQDLAVSILPDNFPISCELREKLEQHIQKWLIQHRWDLPRKIQESLEVMQLQSTVIESCQPRDRPGPSRPFVSMGEHSMDGQKVRFKLERESGKNLGPILGKISKHPIKHLEKSPVKVEGTNLSESERNPVKTLKSDSRNNLTKCIDENLENGLKAHLGTKSGQINQGLIPLSVRRSWLAMNNGFTTSDTHMETRNLASSKSSEKSVSSLQKLAFLDPGIQQALEAHVVRFWVKHRWGLPLKILKPINLFKLKSGESWPIALYAPPSSSSVSETSSAVEVVGFLGKPCQTCLREVIIKDSSPSLGSLLLVSSPSCKDIEKALGVFPSGVNQEPSKTPPTKPESRHHSETLTHKFMDIPSQSGTVLEKERETQEVLLLPRRTSVQNAGAHSHQAKVVSEFPHNVETESTGQPQVYTAAVLLPERSRSVLLPADTLTSQVLGDIVVAGGGNSLVQQKPSTPKHQVSQKSQIKVLAPTYQDEYTKRQNKRKHEEGSKFTRVKEKEDKFRSKHYQSLPKPTQVPPESPFQKLVSRFLRWIHPKKTIKGQESSPKKGRPTAGTAQSQQRQVKKKPHVDSNVAEAQELMSAVGEMLEKKIMLQRKLCASKFDKHRETPPPPVSQSSYGHKPASYSEQRRAPSHPVNSSCQKCPIQDKDIRDKPSQKTVRFSSEPQTPQNPNLVSPNSSMNLVSSSQSGTIVPGVSSHHLHCPRHCVLRRSVCSHLENSSLVFSSRKT; from the exons ATGGAGACTCTTGCCTCTCTTCTAGAAAGAATATACACCACATGGGTGAGCCTCAGCTCCACTATGTGGGTGATGGACATGATCCTTGCCTTTGTGTGTGGACTGGGGCTCTACCTCCTGTTACTTCCCTTCCTTGAGAGTCATCTATCTTCACCTCTACCAAATATAAAGTTCACCAAAAAG CCTCACCTTCAGATGACCTGGCAGAGCTGGTGCAGGAAAAAGTTTAGGACTCATTGTAGGAAAGATCCCAAAG CTTGGGGAGAATGCCTgaaaaagctgaaagaaaaaggaaaagatggatTATTTCTAGAAGAAATTAGCCCAGGACACCATTTGAATTCTTTAGGGAACATGTTTAAGTCACCAAGTACTAAGCAAGACAGCACTACTCTGCCACCTTTCTGGAACCTGAAAGAAAAATCAGAGCAGCAGATGGCCATTCAGAAACTATCATATCCCAAGATTTTGGGGGACCATTTTCAACAGAAATACAACCAGCTTTTCTGGGGTCTCCCTTCTCTGCACAGTGaatctctagtggctgctgcctGGATCCCCCAGACTTCTACTCTCACTTCTCCCTTTTTCTTATTCAATGCCATCTCAAGTGGTTATCCAGTTCAAATGCAGGCTCGAATGTCTTCAGTGCTTTCCCACACACATCCCCTGTCCTACCTGGATCTCCAATCTCCACCCTTAATACTGTCTCCACCCGAGTTCCAGCCCCCAACTTTGAATCAAGTCACTCTTCAATCCCCTCTTCCAGCCCTACTGCCCTCTTCTCTATCCTCCTACACAAGGGATTATGGAACATCTTGTTCTCAGTCACAAAGTAAGCCACAGTGTCTCCCTACTGAAATACAATACAGGGAAAGGCACTCAGTGACAAAACAACTAGAAAGTAGATTGGTTTTACCCTTGATGGTCCAGAGACCTCAAGAAGTCTATGATGTCTTGACCTCCAACATTTCCCAAGACTTGGCAGTCTCTATCCTTCCTGACAATTTTCCAATCAGCTGTGAGCTCCGGGAGAAACTGGAGCAGCACATTCAAAAGTGGCTCATTCAACACCGATGGGATCTTCCTCGGAAGATCCAAGAATCTCTGGAAGTGATGCAGCTTCAGAGCACAGTAATAGAGAGTTGTCAACCCAGAGACAGACCTGGCCCCTCAAGACCCTTTGTGTCTATGGGTGAACATAGCATGGATGGCCAGAAGGTGAGATTCAAGCTAGAAAGGGAATCTGGTAAGAATTTGGGGCCTATTCTAGGAAAGATCTCAAAACATCCAATCAAGCACTTGGAAAAAAGTCCAGTAAAGGTAGAAGGGACAAATCTTTCCGAGTCAGAAAGAAATCCAGTAAAGACCTTGAAGAGTGACTCCAGAAATAACTTAACCAAATGCATAGACGAGAATCTAGAAAATGGCCTGAAAGCTCATTTGGGCACAAAGTCAGGGCAAATCAATCAAGGTCTGATCCCTCTGAGTGTGCGTCGATCCTGGCTTGCTATGAACAATGGATTTACCACGTCTGACACCCATATGGAAACTAGAAACTTAGCATCCTCGAAGAGTTCAGAAAAGTCTGTGAGCTCTTTACAGAAGCTTGCCTTTCTTGATCCAGGCATTCAACAGGCCCTGGAGGCACATGTTGTAAGGTTTTGGGTGAAGCACAGGTGGGGCCTTCCCCTCAAGATACTCAAGCCCATAAATCTCTTTAAGTTGAAAAGTGGTGAGTCCTGGCCCATTGCACTGTATGCCCCACCCTCCTCATCCTCTGTATCTGAGACCAGTTCAGCAGTTGAGGTAGTCGGATTCCTAGGAAAACCATGTCAGACATGCTTGAGAGAGGTGATAATTAAGGATTCTTCTCCATCACTAGGGAGTCTTCTCCttgtctcctctccttcctgtaaGGATATTGAGAAAGCCCTGGGAGTGTTTCCATCTGGTGTTAACCAGGAGCCTTCAAAGACCCCACCAACCAAACCAGAGAGCAGGCATCATTCTGAAACTCTCACACATAAGTTCATGGATATACCCTCTCAGAGTGGGACTgtcttagagaaagagagagagacccaagAAGTCCTTTTACTGCCTAGAAGGACTAGTGTTCAAAATGCAGGGGCACACAGCCACCAGGCAAAAGTTGTTAGTGAGTTTCCACATAATGTGGAGACAGAATCAACAGGCCAGCCACAAGTCTACACTGCTGCTGTGCTCCTTCCAGAGCGTTCCAGGAGCGTGCTTCTTCCTGCAGACACTTTGACTTCACAGGTGTTAGGTGACATTGTGGTGGCAGGAGGAGGCAATAGCCTGGTGCAGCAGAAACCCAGTACTCCAAAGCATCAAGTCTCACAGAAGAGCCAAATCAAGGTGTTGGCCCCTACTTATCAAGATGAGTACACTaaaagacagaataaaagaaagcatgaagaAGGGTCCAAGTTCACCAGAGTcaaggagaaagaagacaaattTAGAAGTAAACACTATCAGTCCCTTCCAAAACCCACACAAGTTCCTCCAGAAAGCCCCTTTCAAAAACTTGTGAGCCGCTTTCTTCGGTGGATTCATCCCAAGAAAACAATCAAGGGGCAGGAATCTTCTCCCAAGAAAGGTAGGCCTACAGCAGGTACTGCCCAGAGTCAACAGAGGCAAGTGAAAAAGAAACCACACGTGGACAGCAATGTTGCTGAGGCCCAGGAACTTATGTCAGCTGTTGGAGAgatgttagaaaagaaaataatgctgCAACGTAAACTCTGTGCTTCAAAGTTTGACAAGCACAGAGAAACTCCTCCACCCCCCGTGTCTCAGTCTTCCTATGGCCACAAGCCAGCCTCCTACTCAGAACAAAGGAGAGCACCCAGTCACCCAGTCAATTCCTCCTGTCAGAAGTGTCCTATACAGGACAAGGACATCAGAGAcaaaccatctcaaaaaactgTACGATTTAGCAGTGAACCACAGACCCCTCAGAATCCTAACCTTGTGTCCCCTAACTCAAGTATGAACCTAGTGAGTTCCTCCCAGAGTGGAACAATAGTGCCAGGTGTCTCAAGTCACCATCTCCACTGTCCTAGGCACTGTGTTCTTCGAAGGAGTGTCTGTAGCCACCTAGAAAATTCCTCTCTAGTTTTTTCTAGTAGGAAAacataa